In Microplitis mediator isolate UGA2020A chromosome 9, iyMicMedi2.1, whole genome shotgun sequence, the DNA window AGAGTAACACGTGCTACTGCCAAGCGCTTGGAagcaaaatcaaatttatcgaAAGTAAATCCTTCATCTAAATCAACAAGTTTAGCTAAAAAATCACCAGctcaaacaaaaatattagcAAAGTCATTTAAATCTCCATCAAAACTTGTTACGAGAACACcagttaaaataaatagcaAGACTCCAGTTAAAGTAACCAACAAAACTCCATTAAAATCACAGAGACCAGAAgtttataaaagttttaaatcaaTAGCGCCTgataattatgtttttaaacCACCCGCAGATATTGAGTCTTTACCAATTCTTAATCATGTTGGACCTACTAAAAAAGAATTATCATCACGCATTTCTGAGCTCATTGCGACATCATTTACGTCAACTAACATTTCTTATTTTGGTCAAGTTCCAGCCAACATGAAGACTGATTCAATTAAATCTAAAGTTGAAACTCTTTGTCTGCCTGACATAAAAAAGACACCAATTAATAAATCAGTTGAACGTACGCGAGCTGAATCACCAGTTCCAGCAGCATTTTCTCCTTTTATAATCACGGGTCGCGGTAAAAATGCTCGCAAGGAACAACGTGATCGATTACTCAACAATTCATTTGGTGGAGAAATACCAACCAAGGAAACTGTCCAATCAATGTTGAATACATCACTGGAGGATAAGCAGAAGACCGCACAGTACTACAAGTATTTGTTGGGCCAGGAGACAGAGAAACTCGAAGCTCTCTGCCGTATTTGGGAGAAAATTCAATCTGAAGAAACTATAGAGGATggtgtttttattataaatcagGCTATTGGCCAGTCCAagctattgataaaaaaaaaattccatcgCTTTAGCCTTCTTGTCGCTGATTGCGAGTCAAACAATCCAGAGACACTTGTTGGAAGCCAGGATCTCCAAGGATTTTGGGAAATGATGGGCCCGGAGATAAGAAATTGTCATGATCGGTTTGCTAAGCTGGAGAAGTTAAAGGAGAAGGGTTGGGTTGAAGAAGAGGTGGACGTAGTGGCTCCAGTGGTAAAAAAAGTGAGAGCtgtaaaaaagaataaagttGTCGGTTCAAGCAAGATGAAGATGTTCATTGAAGCTGcgaggaaaaaaaagttacaggagCAAGATGCTGGAAAACAAACTCCTGACGGCAGGATCTTGAGAAGCCGCATGGTGAAGACTCCAGA includes these proteins:
- the LOC130674466 gene encoding disks large-associated protein 5-like, whose protein sequence is MDRINLFKQKKVPFQSEEARLGRALDVEQKRKQQRAQELNRVRAVDDGIQEDNIVASPPRQELKRRLELWRAEKIIKKKLEAAKKKPAFKVGIPHHKIYSPKSTDPPLPHQHGKKKPPKKESPVKRVTRATAKRLEAKSNLSKVNPSSKSTSLAKKSPAQTKILAKSFKSPSKLVTRTPVKINSKTPVKVTNKTPLKSQRPEVYKSFKSIAPDNYVFKPPADIESLPILNHVGPTKKELSSRISELIATSFTSTNISYFGQVPANMKTDSIKSKVETLCLPDIKKTPINKSVERTRAESPVPAAFSPFIITGRGKNARKEQRDRLLNNSFGGEIPTKETVQSMLNTSLEDKQKTAQYYKYLLGQETEKLEALCRIWEKIQSEETIEDGVFIINQAIGQSKLLIKKKFHRFSLLVADCESNNPETLVGSQDLQGFWEMMGPEIRNCHDRFAKLEKLKEKGWVEEEVDVVAPVVKKVRAVKKNKVVGSSKMKMFIEAARKKKLQEQDAGKQTPDGRILRSRMVKTPEVKLDSSINYINSDQTPGKSILKKKTDGQGLNKSVTKVNFTISDDHQLDTCNDVEIDNQTTKKLEFIDHVVDLPEERVPSKAAQLLAQKLFGINRRKRNRNAVELIETGKPSAPVVETLNPVEEGDLTSISTVDKATPKKNRARSLTKNKENATPSRRSSRKSIRLNVSDDCTACEKPR